In the genome of Plasmodium falciparum 3D7 genome assembly, chromosome: 2, one region contains:
- a CDS encoding adenylosuccinate lyase, with product MDVHVNQLKNISPIDGRYKRSCQEVSEYFSEYALIKYRIIVEIKWLLFLNDKEYFFPKVSEKSLSNITSIMELINDNDILRVKKIEEETNHDVKAVEYFIREKLESLKNEEITKVIPYVHYLCTSEDINNIAYGLCLYNCIHNIIIPNIQNIIDKLKEFSFNYSDVSLLSKTHGQPASPTTFGKEMSNYYYRLYKHINKLKNIEIYVKFNGAVGNFNAHKVCDPNIDWIDNIKYFIETYFNLHFSLYCTQIQDHDYICEISDTLARLNYTLIDLSVDMWLYISSNVLKLKVIQKEIGSSTMPHKVNPIDFENAEGNLHLANSLFKLFSSKLPISRLQRDLSDSTVLRNLGSSFAYSLISYKSLLRGLNKIDVDQNVMNEQLNQNWCTLAEPIQIIMKKYNIADSYEQLKNFTRGKSIDKQCMYQFIQQNCSHLPKNAIDELMNLTPHNYLGYASYLSKNVEHFSQEYIKKN from the coding sequence atggaTGTACATGTGAACCAACTGAAAAACATATCGCCCATCGACGGGAGATACAAAAGATCGTGCCAGGAAGTAAGCGAATATTTTTCAGAGTACgctttaataaaatatcgaATAATAGTTGAAATAAAatggttattatttttaaatgacAAAGAATATTTCTTTCCAAAAGTTAGTGAGAAGAGTTTGAGTAATATCACATCGATTATGgaattaataaatgataatgatatattacgTGTAAAAAAGATAGAAGAAGAAACGAATCATGATGTTAAGGCGgttgaatattttataagagAGAAATTAGAaagtttaaaaaatgaagaaataacAAAAGTAATACCATATGTACATTATTTATGTACCAGTgaagatattaataatatagcATATGGTTTATGcttatataattgtatacataatataataataccaaATATACAAAACATTATAGacaaattaaaagaattcTCTTTTAATTATTCTGATGTATCTTTATTATCAAAAACACATGGACAACCTGCATCACCAACTACCTTTGGTAAAGAAATGTCCAACTATTATTATCGTTTATATaagcatataaataaattaaaaaatattgagatatatgtaaaatttaATGGAGCTGTAGGAAATTTTAATGCGCATAAAGTCTGTGATCCTAATATTGATTGGAtcgataatattaaatattttatagaaacatattttaatttacatttttcattatattgtACTCAAATACAAGATCATGATTATATATGTGAGATTTCAGATACATTGGCTCGTTTAAATTATACATTGATCGATTTATCTGTTGATATGTGGTTATATATCTCATCAAATGTTTTAAAACTTAAAGTTATACAAAAAGAAATTGGAAGTAGTACCATGCCACATAAAGTAAATCCTATAGATTTTGAAAATGCTGAAGGTAATTTACATTTAGCTAATTCTTTATTCAAGTTATTTAGTTCCAAATTACCAATAAGTAGATTGCAAAGAGATCTATCTGATTCAACTGTTCTTAGAAATTTAGGCTCATCATTTGCGTATTCCctaatatcatataaatcattattaagaggattaaataaaattgatgTAGATCAAAATGTTATGAATGAACAACTCAATCAAAATTGGTGCACATTAGCAGAACCCatacaaattattatgaaaaaatataatattgctGATTCGTATGAACAACTTAAAAACTTCACTAGAGGGAAATCCATAGACAAACAATGCATGTATCAATTTATTCAACAAAACTGTAGTCATCTACCAAAAAATGCAATCGATGAATTGATGAATTTAACACCGCACAATTATCTTGGCTACGCAAGCTATTTGTCAAAAAATGTGGAGCACTTCTCAcaggaatatataaaaaaaaattaa
- a CDS encoding merozoite surface protein 4 → MWIVKFLIVVHFFIICTINFDKLYISYSYNIVPENGRMLNMRILGEEKPNVDGVSTSNTPGGNESSSASPNLSDAAEKKDEKEASEQGEESHKKENSQESANGKDDVKEEKKTNEKKDDGKTDKVQEKVLEKSPKESQMVDDKKKTEAIPKKVVQPSSSNSGGHVGEEEDHNEGEGEHEEEEEHEEDDDDEDDDTYNKDDLEDEDLCKHNNGGCGDDKLCEYVGNRRVKCKCKEGYKLEGIECVELLSLASSSLNLIFNSFITIFVVILLIN, encoded by the exons ATGTGGATagttaaatttttaatagtagttcatttttttataatttgtacCATAAACTTTGATAAATTGTATATCAgttattcttataatatagTACCAGAAAATGGAAGAATGTTAAATATGAGAATTCTAGGGGAAGAAAAACCAAATGTGGACGGAGTAAGTACTAGTAATACTCCTGGAGGAAATGAATCTTCAAGTGCTTCCCCCAATTTATCTGACGCAGCAGAAAAAAAGGATGAAAAAGAAGCTTCTGAACAAGGAGAAGAAAgtcataaaaaagaaaattccCAAGAAAGCGCGAATGGTAAGGATGAtgttaaagaagaaaaaaaaactaatgaaaaaaaagatgatgGAAAAACAGACAAGGTTCAAGAAAAGGTTCTAGAAAAGTCTCCAAAAGAATCCCAAATGgttgatgataaaaaaaaaactgaaGCTATCCCTAAAAAGGTAGTTCAACCAAGTTCATCAAATTCag GTGGCCATGTTGGAGAGGAGGAAGACCACAACGAAGGAGAAGGAGAACATGAAGAGGAGGAAGAACATGAAGAAGATGACGATGACGAAGATGATGATACTTATAATAAGGACGATTTGGAAGATGAAGATTTATGTAAACATAATAATGGGGGTTGTGGAGATGATAAATTATGTGAATATGTTGGGAATAGAAGAGTAAAATGTAAATGTAAAGAAGGATATAAATTAGAAGGTATTGAATGTGTTGAATTATTATCCTTAGCATCTTCttctttaaatttaatttttaattcatttataacaatatttgttgttatattgttaataaattaa
- a CDS encoding iron-sulfur assembly protein, putative, with translation MLKFLSTKCKQFNSLNHIIKHKIYFPSKSNKSYFSSSVKDVEKKNKEPIIQLTNDAINKMKEINLKYKNSKALKVCVEAGGCSGFQYSFSLIDKNKIKDKEQIVYDKDCIVVIDKQVIDILKNSKIHYINNLISKKFTIENIQNISSKCSCGNSFDIDFV, from the coding sequence atgttaaaatttttaagtaCAAAATGCAAACAGTTTAATTCATTAaaccatataataaaacataaaatatatttcccttcaaaaagtaataaaagttatttttcttcttccgTAAAAGATGtagagaaaaaaaacaaagaacCTATCATACAATTAACGAATGAtgctataaataaaatgaaagaaataaatttaaagtATAAAAATTCCAAAGCTTTAAAAGTTTGTGTAGAAGCAGGTGGGTGCTCAGGATTTCAgtattctttttcattaattgataaaaataaaataaaagataaagaaCAAATAGTTTATGATAAAGATTGTATTGTAGTAATCGACAAACAAGTTATTGATATTTTAAAGAATAGCAAAATACATTACATTAATAATCTTATATCTAAAAAGTTTACAAttgaaaatatacaaaatatttccTCCAAGTGTTCATGTGGAAATTCCTTTGATATTGACTTTGTATAA
- a CDS encoding serine repeat antigen 8 — translation MFSLCTVHSNMLINCFGVLHCNICRTVLRNCFLSGTSDLQKCISCGEKYYKISPCTQNHESFLMSKIDMNNTFVELKDHEEVTDEKMKNLITKIIEIAIDRHTLGLHDFSSVSDEYKEKIKMLCMFSNYKDNYENANNHRQAKVEIVEEHIHKIVESYINEENNMEHMKDLLKNPALCLKNPNQWVKDRAGFKDDDKPSVGIIPERKIFKPYDIKTLKSSLYASSTNCDRQFCDRFSDSNECEHRIRVLNQGKCGNCWVFASSVVIAAYRCRKGLGFAEPSIKYVTLCKNKHLMDIDNNPFGHYNDNICKEGGHLSYYLETLEKTRMLPTSHDVPYNEPITGSECPDNKETWSNIWKGVNLMDRIYAGYIYHGYFKVSFKDYVVSNRTNDLINIIKDYIIQQGSVFVSMEVTDKLTFDHDGTKVMMSCEDNDSPDHALVLIGYGDYIKTNGKKSSYWLLRNSWGSHWGDKGNFKLDMYGPNNCNGKVLYNAFPLLLNMAHNPIDVPLPNDLASTDIRVRYRQSDFNQNRNRNNYPQYDKNSNDNDRNYINPYNKNDNNYNPYNKPHYNDKENDAYYEKNDDYNNAHIRRNTIRFKKRIIKYSLYARIGNTVYKRTIFSKRKDEYKEPYSCLRTFSFEKDSDTKCRSNCEKYIDKCKHNSSIGECLIQHSPNYKCVYCGM, via the exons atgttttCCCTGTGTACAGTACATTCAAATATGTTAATTAATTGCTTTGGAGTTCTACATTGTAATATATGCCGCACAGTATTAAGAAATTGCTTTTTGTCTGGGACATCTGATTTACAAAAATGTATTTCATGTGGAGAGAAGTATTACAAAATTAGTCCTTGTACACAAAACCatg AAAGCTTTTTGATGTCCAAAATAGATATGAATAACACATTTGTGGAGTTAAAGGATCAC GAAGAAGTAACCGATGAGAAGATGAAAAATttgataacaaaaataatagaaaTTGCCATAGACAGGCATACGTTGGGTTTACACGATTTTAGTAGTGTTAGCGATGAATATaaagagaaaataaaaatgttatgtATGTTTTCTAACTATAAAGATAACTATGAAAATGCTAACAACCACAGACAAGCAAAAGTAGAAATCGTCGAAgaacatatacataaaattgtagaatcatatataaatgaagaaaataatatggaaCATATGAAAGATTTATTAAAGAATCCAGCtttatgtttaaaaaatcCTAATCAATGGGTTAAAGATAGAGCAGGTTTTAAAGATGATGATAAACCTTCTGTTGGTATAATACCTGAGAGGAAAATATTCAAACCTTATGATATTAAGACTTTAAAAAGTTCTTTATATGCCTCTAGCACAAATTGTGACAGGCAATTTTGTGATCGTTTTTCTGATTCAAATGAATGTGAGCATAGAATTAGGGTTCTCAATCAAGGAAAAtg tGGGAATTGTTGGGTTTTTGCTTCGAGTGTTGTTATAGCAGCTTACAGATGCCGAAAAGGGTTAGGATTTGCTGAACCCtcaataaaatatgtaacattatgtaaaaataaacacTTAATGGATATCGACAATAATCCCTTTGgtcattataatgataacataTGTAAAGAGGGTGGTCATCTTTCGTACTATTTAGAAACCTTGGAAAAGACTAGAATGTTACCTACATCTCATGATGTACCTTATAATGAGCCTATAACAGGATCGGAATGTCCTGATAATAAGGAGACATGGAGTAATATATGGAAAGGTGTAAATTTGATGGATAGGATATATGcaggatatatatatcatgggTATTTTAAGGTATCCTTTAAGGATTATGTAGTTAGTAATAGAACCaatgatttaataaatataataaaagattatattattcaacAAGGATCTGTATTTGTTTCTATGGAAGTAACAGATAAATTAACATTTGATCATGATGGGACAAAAGTTATGATGAGTTGTGAAGATAATGATAGTCCGGATCATGCCTTAGTATTAATAGGATATggtgattatataaaaacgAATGGAAAAAAAAGTTCTTATTGGTTATTAAGAAATAGTTGGGGATCACATTGGGGTGATAAGGGGAATTTTAAATTAGATATGTATGGTCCCAATAATTGTAATGGtaaagtattatataatgcCTTTCCTTTACTTTTAAATATGGCACATAATCCAATAGATGTCCCATTACCTAATGATTTAGCATCTACAGATATTAGAGTTAGATATAGACAATCGGATTTTAATCAAAATAGAAATAGAAATAATTATCCacaatatgataaaaacagtaatgataatgatcgaaattatattaatccatataataagaatgataataattataatcctTATAATAAACctcattataatgataaggaAAATGATgcttattatgaaaaaaatgatgattataataatgcaCATATTAGGAGAAATACAATTCGTTTCAAGAAAAGAATTATCAAGTATTCTTTATATGCAAGAATTGGAAACACTGTATATAAGAGGACTATATTTAGCAAAA gaAAAGATGAATACAAGGAACCATATTCGTGTCTCAGAACATTTTCTTTTGAAAAAGATTCAGATACTAAGTGCCGTAGTAATTGTGAGAAGTACATTGATAAATGTAAACATAATTCTTCTATAGGAGAATGCTTAATACAACATTCTCCAAATTATAAATGTGTATATTGTGGAATGTAA
- a CDS encoding merozoite surface protein 5 has protein sequence MNGHTHILNLNNKNENFLVVRRLMNDEKGEGGFTSKNKENGNNNRNNENELKEEGSLPTKMNEKNSNSSDKQPNDISHDESKSNSNNSQNIQKEPEEKENSNPNLDSSENSSESATRSVDISEHNSNNPETKEENGEEPLDLEINENAEIGQEPPNRLHFDNVDDEVPHYSALRYNKVEKNVTDEMLLYNMMSDQNRKSCAINNGGCSDDQICININNIGVKCICKDGYLLGTKCIILNSYSCHPFFSILIYITLFLLLFV, from the exons ATGAATGGTCACAcacacat tttgaatttaaataataaaaatgaaaattttttgGTTGTCAGAAGATTAATGAATGACGAAAAAGGAGAAGGTGGTTTTAcaagtaaaaataaagagaatggaaataataatagaaataatgaaaatgaactAAAAGAAGAAGGTTCTTTACCTACTAAgatgaatgaaaaaaattccaATTCATCAGATAAACAGCCAAATGATATTTCACATGATGAATCAAAGAGCAATTCTAATAATTCACAAAATATCCAAAAAGAACCTGAAGAAAAAGAGAACAGTAACCCTAATTTAGATAGTAGTGAAAATTCGAGTGAAAGCGCAACACGTTCTGTTGATATATCAGAACATAATTCTAATAATCCAGAGACGAAAGAAGAGAATGGAGAAGAACCTTTAGATCTTGAAATTAATGAGAATGCAGAAATAGGTCAAGAACCTCCAAATAGATTACATTTtg acAATGTAGATGATGAGGTGCCACATTATAGCGCCCtaagatataataaagtagaaaaaaatgtaaccgatgaaatgttattatataatatgatgagTGATCAAAATAGAAAATCATGTGCCATAAATAATGGTGGATGTTCTGATGatcaaatatgtataaatataaataatataggagttaaatgtatatgtaaGGATGGATATTTACTTGGTAcgaaatgtataatattgaATTCTTATTCTTGCCatccatttttttctattcttatttatattacattgtttttgttattattcgtttaa
- a CDS encoding DNA-directed RNA polymerase III subunit RPC10, putative, with amino-acid sequence MAFFCPNCHNIVLVHIEKGVYFYCKSCNYKYKIKNKIYNKFDCQQFNKTIPLDAVDINNKNMSKTQAVCPKCTNDEAYFYTLQIRSADEPSTIFYICVKCNYHWKE; translated from the exons ATGGCCTTTTTTTGCCCCAATTGTCATAACATTGTTTTAGTACATATAGAAAAGggtgtttatttttattgtaaaTCATGTAATTAtaagtataaaataaaaaataaaatatataataaattcgaTTGTCAACAATTTAACAAGACTATTCCTTTGGATGCtgttgatataaataataaaaatatgtctAAGACTCAAG CTGTATGTCCAAAATGTACAAACGATGAAgcttatttttatactttaCAAATAAGATCAGCAGATGAACCTAGtaccattttttatatttgtgtaaAATGTAACTATCACTGGAAAGAATAA
- a CDS encoding merozoite surface protein 2: MKVIKTLSIINFFIFVTFNIKNESKYSNTFINNAYNMSIRRSMAESKPSTGAGGSAGGSAGGSAGGSAGGSAGGSAGSGDGNGADAEGSSSTPATTTTTKTTTTTTTTNDAEASTSTSSENPNHKNAETNPKGKGEVQEPNQANKETQNNSNVQQDSQTKSNVPPTQDADTKSPTAQPEQAENSAPTAEQTESPELQSAPENKGTGQHGHMHGSRNNHPQNTSDSQKECTDGNKENCGAATSLLNNSSNIASINKFVVLISATLVLSFAIFI, translated from the coding sequence ATGAAGGTAATTAAAACATTGTCtattataaatttctttatttttgttacctttaatattaaaaatgaaagtaAATATAGCAACACATTCATAAACAATGCTTATAATATGAGTATAAGGAGAAGTATGGCAGAAAGTAAGCCTTCTACTGGTGCTGGTGGTAGTGCTGGTGGTAGTGCTGGTGGTAGTGCTGGTGGTAGTGCTGGTGGTAGTGCTGGTGGTAGTGCTGGTTCTGGTGATGGTAATGGTGCAGATGCTGAGGGAAGTTCAAGTACTCCCGCTACTACCACAACTACCAAAACTACCACAACTACCACAACTACTAATGATGCAGAAGCATCTACCAGTACCTCTTCAGAAAATCCAAATCATAAAAATGCCGAAACAAATCCAAAAGGTAAAGGAGAAGTTCAAGAACCAAATCAAGCAAATAAAGAAACTCAAAATAACTCAAATGTTCAACAAGACTCTCAAACTAAATCAAATGTTCCACCCACTCAAGATGCAGACACTAAAAGTCCTACTGCACAACCTGAACAAGCTGAAAATTCTGCTCCAACAGCCGAACAAACTGAATCCCCCGAATTACAATCTGCACCAGAGAATAAAGGTACAGGACAACATGGACATATGCATGGTTCTAGAAATAATCATCCACAAAATACTTCTGATAGTCAAAAAGAATGTACCGATGGTAACAAAGAAAACTGTGGAGCAGCAACATCCCTCTTAAATAACTCTAGTAATATTGcttcaataaataaatttgttGTTTTAATTTCAGCAACACTTGTTTTATCTTTTGccatattcatataa
- a CDS encoding merozoite surface protein 5 produces MNILCILSYIYFFVIFYSLNLNNKNENFLVVRRLMNDEKGEGGFTSKNKENGNNNRNNENELKEEGSLPTKMNEKNSNSSDKQPNDISHDESKSNSNNSQNIQKEPEEKENSNPNLDSSENSSESATRSVDISEHNSNNPETKEENGEEPLDLEINENAEIGQEPPNRLHFDNVDDEVPHYSALRYNKVEKNVTDEMLLYNMMSDQNRKSCAINNGGCSDDQICININNIGVKCICKDGYLLGTKCIILNSYSCHPFFSILIYITLFLLLFV; encoded by the exons atgaatatattatgtattctatcatatatttattttttcgttattttttatagtttgaatttaaataataaaaatgaaaattttttgGTTGTCAGAAGATTAATGAATGACGAAAAAGGAGAAGGTGGTTTTAcaagtaaaaataaagagaatggaaataataatagaaataatgaaaatgaactAAAAGAAGAAGGTTCTTTACCTACTAAgatgaatgaaaaaaattccaATTCATCAGATAAACAGCCAAATGATATTTCACATGATGAATCAAAGAGCAATTCTAATAATTCACAAAATATCCAAAAAGAACCTGAAGAAAAAGAGAACAGTAACCCTAATTTAGATAGTAGTGAAAATTCGAGTGAAAGCGCAACACGTTCTGTTGATATATCAGAACATAATTCTAATAATCCAGAGACGAAAGAAGAGAATGGAGAAGAACCTTTAGATCTTGAAATTAATGAGAATGCAGAAATAGGTCAAGAACCTCCAAATAGATTACATTTtg acAATGTAGATGATGAGGTGCCACATTATAGCGCCCtaagatataataaagtagaaaaaaatgtaaccgatgaaatgttattatataatatgatgagTGATCAAAATAGAAAATCATGTGCCATAAATAATGGTGGATGTTCTGATGatcaaatatgtataaatataaataatataggagttaaatgtatatgtaaGGATGGATATTTACTTGGTAcgaaatgtataatattgaATTCTTATTCTTGCCatccatttttttctattcttatttatattacattgtttttgttattattcgtttaa
- a CDS encoding serine repeat antigen 7, producing MVYRLFIILVLYVICCTNVIVGQEKPPPDSTVGANPGDERESSGRVNNPASGEQGTTNSPTEQPDQTRDRSSSVPQGSPREPVSPENPNPVTQIPGNGGALVTPIPLPKLTLEDSESSKSVIDIEVKSALLKNYDGVKITGPCRSYFRVMLVPHITVYVYATYDRIQLEPKFGPSDLIDINDLTNKCNKDSNKYFKLVLYIKNNILILKWKVQDKDSKPTNIDVDVKKYKIPKLDRPFTSIQVYTVNTEHGLIESKNYDINSEIPEQCEAISTNCFLNGSLDVENCYHCTLLAKKVDSNNECFNYVSKEAKELINKNLEEKNKTFKGEDEDLDSNEQKLEESIDNILSNIYKIYESKQDKERKKSHYNNKKELVTIEELNSVLKIELLNYCKLLKEVDRSGMLDHHEIGNEIDIFNNLIRLLKAHPGESTYVLNEKLRNPALCFKNIEEWLVNKKGLLLSNEKIQNLSTTNYNVTDLEESEYDYERFISDDMFEKDMNGVIDLSLFDNEKKLKSPYFRRNKYCNNEYCDRWKDKTGCISKIEVEEQGNCGLCWIFASKLHFETIRCMRGYGHFRSSALYVANCSDRDSDEICFVGSNPVEFLEIVEETGFLPLESDVPYYYTDAGNDCPEPEKNWINLWGSTELLNHKRPRQRMTTKGYISYESSYFSDNMDLFIKIIKREIQNKGSVIAYIKTENVIDFDFNGKGVHNMCGDKEPDHAANIIGYGNYIDEEGEKKSYWLIRNSWGYYWGDEGNFRVDMYGPSYCKYNFIHTVVVFKVDLGIIEVPKKEKESEYFSYFLKYTPNFLYNLFFNNYTTNDEYKLNNRLKTNQHNNKKNKKDRYISAQDEPPTDNVESQAENNKKTEIYHILKHIKDKKIKRGLVKYESLLETKKDHSCSRTHSIDPEKHEECNQFCIDNWKACKDHYSPGYCLTKLYTKDDNCFFCNV from the exons ATGGTATATcgcttatttattattttagtattgt aTGTTATCTGTTGTACAAATGTAATAGTAGGACAAGAAAAGCCTCCTCCTGATAGTACTGTTGGTGCAAATCCAGGAGACGAACGTGAATCTTCTGGTAGAGTGAATAATCCTGCTTCAGGTGAGCAAGGTACTACAAATTCACCAACAGAACAACCAGATCAAACAAGAGATAGAAGTTCTTCCGTACCTCAAGGATCTCCAAGAGAACCTGTATCTCCTGAAAATCCAAATCCCGTTACACAAATTCCAGGAAATGGAGGTGCTCTTGTAACTCCAATTCCACTTCCAAAACTTACATTAGAAGATTCTGAATCTTCAAAATCTGTAATTGACATTGAAGTAAAATCTGCTCTTTTAAAAAACTATGATGGAGTTAAGATTACTGGTCCGTGTAGATCCTATTTCCGTGTCATGTTGGTTCCTCATATTACTGTTTATGTATATGCAACATATGATCGAATACAACTAGAACCCAAATTTGGTCCATCCGATTTAATAGATATAAATGatttaacaaataaatgtaataaagattctaataaatatttcaaattagttttgtatataaaaaataatatattaattctcAAATGGAAAGTACAAGATAAGGATTCTAAACCAAcaa acATCGATGTGGatgtaaagaaatataaaatccCAAAACTGGACAGACCATTTACGTCAATACAAGTATATACAGTTAATACAGAACATGGTCTTATTGAaagtaaaaattatgatataaatagtGAGATTCCAG aaCAATGTGAAGCAATTTCCACAAACTGTTTCTTAAACGGAAGCCTAGACGTAGAAAATTGCTACCATTGTACTTTACTAGCTAAAAAGGTGGATAGTAATAACGAATGCTTTAATTACGTTTCTAAGGAAGcaaaagaattaataaataaaaatttggaagaaaaaaataaaacgtTTAAAGGAGAAGACGAGGATTTAGATTCTAACGAACAAAAATTAGAAGAATCCATTGATAACATTTTAAGCAATATCTATAAAATTTATGAAAGCAAACAAGACaaagagagaaaaaaaagtCATTACAATAATAAGAAAGAATTAGTTACTATAGAAGAATTGAATAGTGTCTTAAAAAttgaattattaaattattgtaaattattaaaagaagtaGATAGAAGTGGAATGTTAGATCATCATGAAATAGGTAATgaaatagatatatttaataacttGATAAGATTATTAAAAGCACATCCAGGAGAAAGTACTTAtgtattaaatgaaaaattaagaaaTCCTGctttatgttttaaaaatatagaagaatggttagtaaataaaaaaggtttattattatcaaatgaaaaaatacagAATTTATCAACAACTAATTACAATGTGACAGATTTAGAAGAATCAGAATATGACTATGAAAGATTTATATCAGATGATATGTTTGAAAAGGATATGAATGGTGTTATTGACTTAAGTTTATTtgataatgaaaagaaattaaaatctCCTTATTtcagaagaaataaatattgtaataatgaatattgTGATAGATGGAAAGATAAAACAGGATGTATTTCAAAAATAGAAGTAGAAGAACAAGGTAATTGTGGTTTATGTTGGATATTTGCATCTAAGTTACATTTCGAAACTATTAGATGTATGAGAGGATATGGTCATTTCAGAAGTTCAGCATTATATGTAGCTAATTGTTCGGATAGAGATTCTGATGAAATATGTTTCGTCGGATCGAATCCAGTTGAATTTCTAGAAATTGTTGAAGAAACCGGATTTTTGCCCTTAGAATCAGATGtaccatattattatacagaTGCAGGAAACGACTGTCCAGAACCAGAAAAAAATTGGATAAATTTATGGGGAAGTACCGAATTATTAAATCATAAACGTCCAAGACAACGTATGACTACAAAAggatatatttcatatgaaAGTTCCTATTTCTCAGATAATATGGATTtatttatcaaaataataaagagagAAATTCAAAATAAGGGTTCTGTAATtgcatatattaaaacagAAAATGTTATAGATTTTGATTTTAATGGGAAAGGAGTTCATAATATGTGTGGTGATAAAGAACCTGATCATGCTGCTAATATTATTGGATATGGTAATTATATTGATGAAGAAGgtgaaaaaaaatcatattgGTTAATAAGAAATAGTTGGGGTTATTATTGGGGGGATGAAGGAAATTTCAGAGTAGATATGTATGGACCATcatattgtaaatataattttatacacACGGTTGTTGTATTTAAAGTTGATTTAGGAATTATTGAAGTAcctaaaaaagaaaaagagtCAGAATATTTCAGttactttttaaaatatacaccAAATTTCTTGTATAATCTCttctttaataattatactaCAAATGATGagtataaattaaataatcgACTTAAGACAAATCAACATAATaacaagaaaaataaaaaggaccGTTATATTTCTGCCCAAGATGAGCCACCTACTGATAATGTAGAATCACAAGcagaaaataacaaaaaaacagaaatttatcatattttaaaacatattaaagataaaaaaatcaaaagagGTTTAGTTAAATATGAAAGCTTATTAGAAACCAAAAAGGATCATTCATGTTCTAGAACACATTCCATAGATCCAGAAAAACATGAAGAATGTAATCAATTTTGTATAGATAATTGGAAAGCATGTAAAGACCATTATTCACCAGGTTATTGTTTAACCAAGCTCTATACAAAAGATgataattgttttttttgtaatgtgtaa